In a single window of the Thermofilum uzonense genome:
- a CDS encoding DUF998 domain-containing protein, translating into MKTIKMYLLAAGPLAFVAFTLGVLVSASENTWWSLIRNAFSDLGGPRATDPWIFNWTLIISGILYILYSMGVLAYSRSRLDSFSAGLLFTAGIFLALIGVYPSGTRPHTFVSTWFYIQSLLGISVLGLSFLLQRKRQTGIILLGLGVSAIPLAYLVHVTVGWPSVAILELAGAIFILAAAITHMVSVILSKE; encoded by the coding sequence ATGAAAACCATCAAAATGTATCTATTGGCTGCAGGGCCTCTAGCCTTCGTCGCGTTTACCCTGGGCGTTCTCGTTTCAGCCAGCGAGAACACATGGTGGAGCTTAATCAGAAACGCGTTCAGTGATCTAGGTGGACCCAGGGCAACTGATCCCTGGATATTCAACTGGACCCTCATCATCTCGGGAATTTTATACATACTGTACTCTATGGGAGTCTTGGCCTACAGCAGATCACGCCTAGACTCTTTTTCCGCTGGACTGCTCTTCACAGCAGGCATATTCCTCGCGCTGATAGGAGTATATCCGAGCGGTACAAGGCCTCACACATTTGTCTCGACGTGGTTCTACATTCAAAGCTTACTTGGAATCTCTGTCCTTGGTTTAAGCTTCCTTTTACAGCGTAAGAGACAGACAGGAATCATCCTACTGGGTTTAGGGGTATCAGCGATCCCCCTCGCATACCTTGTGCATGTGACTGTTGGTTGGCCGAGCGTAGCGATACTCGAGCTAGCTGGGGCTATCTTCATCCTAGCCGCTGCAATAACGCATATGGTATCAGTAATCCTATCGAAGGAGTAA
- a CDS encoding NAD+ synthase: protein MEDGIKVFERFVLPRIDLELARKSIVEGLKNYVFQVAGKKGGVIGVSGGVDSAVAALLAAEALGSENLHPVILPSLATPKEDVEDAFLVAEKAGVTREKVEVIEIEPILRCFDKALGPMTHMERGNLAARVRMSILHQRAYKYNSIVIGTGDKSELLIGYFTKYGDGGVDVLPIGGLYKTYVRQMALHLGLPERIAFKPSSPRLWPDHEAEKEIGLSYEIIDEILFGLFDKRLKPEEVSKQTGISMEIIQRVINMHLKTDHKRRPPPVIEPVIRYL, encoded by the coding sequence ATGGAGGACGGTATTAAGGTTTTCGAGAGATTTGTGCTGCCCCGAATAGACCTCGAGCTGGCGAGAAAGTCCATCGTCGAGGGACTGAAAAACTATGTTTTTCAGGTAGCTGGTAAGAAAGGCGGCGTCATAGGTGTGAGCGGTGGAGTCGACAGTGCCGTGGCGGCCCTACTTGCAGCGGAGGCTTTAGGGAGTGAAAACCTGCACCCGGTTATTCTTCCCAGCTTGGCCACTCCTAAGGAGGATGTTGAGGATGCCTTCTTGGTTGCGGAAAAAGCGGGCGTTACACGGGAAAAAGTGGAGGTTATAGAAATCGAGCCTATACTTAGATGTTTCGACAAAGCGTTGGGCCCGATGACGCATATGGAGAGGGGTAACCTAGCGGCTCGCGTCAGGATGTCGATCCTGCACCAGCGCGCATACAAGTACAACAGTATAGTTATAGGTACAGGTGATAAGAGTGAGCTCCTAATAGGCTACTTCACAAAGTATGGCGATGGAGGCGTGGATGTACTGCCGATCGGCGGTCTATACAAGACATACGTTAGGCAAATGGCTCTGCACCTGGGTCTCCCCGAGAGAATAGCGTTTAAGCCGAGTAGCCCTAGATTATGGCCGGATCACGAGGCTGAGAAGGAGATTGGATTAAGCTACGAGATTATCGACGAGATACTATTCGGGTTGTTCGATAAAAGGCTAAAACCCGAGGAGGTTAGCAAGCAAACCGGCATCAGTATGGAGATTATACAGCGTGTAATAAACATGCACCTGAAAACCGATCATAAGCGTAGGCCTCCACCCGTTATCGAGCCGGTGATCCGTTACCTGTAA
- a CDS encoding pantoate kinase has protein sequence MRCTKAWSPAGLSAIFEAVVVEGDPMRSGARGAGLALEKGVMVEVCLSEEGVYETYLNDIRGDYIVARMAAEEVAKQAKYTGGFIIKQWVEVPIGGGLGTSGASSLAVALAASRLLDLKITYTSIARIAHKVEVLAGTGLGTISGLALGGACIVLEPGPPGYDKVERIPIGQDYVAVVGFFGPIKKSTVLRSTSLNEINRLGRRLVEELAREPTVEKMLDISKKFSIETRLATEKVARAYQVLEDQGFPHAGQAMVGDTVFTVVPENKADKVVEILERLNARVITSRISWKPAVLLTS, from the coding sequence ATGAGATGCACCAAGGCTTGGAGTCCTGCAGGGCTCTCCGCTATTTTCGAGGCAGTGGTTGTCGAAGGAGACCCGATGCGTTCCGGGGCTAGGGGTGCTGGTTTAGCCCTCGAAAAGGGTGTAATGGTAGAGGTATGCCTCTCAGAGGAGGGAGTCTATGAAACCTATCTCAATGATATTAGAGGCGATTACATTGTTGCGAGGATGGCAGCAGAAGAAGTTGCTAAGCAGGCCAAGTATACGGGTGGCTTCATAATCAAACAATGGGTCGAGGTTCCAATCGGAGGAGGGCTAGGAACCAGCGGGGCGAGCTCGCTTGCAGTAGCGCTTGCTGCGTCAAGACTTCTCGACTTAAAAATTACCTATACTTCAATTGCACGCATAGCCCATAAGGTCGAGGTCTTAGCAGGTACTGGCTTAGGAACGATCTCGGGCCTAGCATTAGGCGGAGCCTGCATTGTTCTTGAGCCAGGGCCACCTGGCTACGACAAGGTAGAAAGGATACCCATAGGCCAAGACTACGTTGCTGTGGTTGGATTCTTCGGGCCCATAAAGAAGAGCACGGTCTTGAGGTCCACAAGTTTAAACGAGATAAACAGGCTGGGCAGGAGACTTGTAGAGGAGCTTGCACGCGAGCCAACAGTTGAGAAAATGCTCGATATTTCTAAGAAGTTCTCCATTGAGACGAGGCTTGCCACAGAAAAAGTGGCTAGGGCTTACCAGGTCTTAGAAGACCAGGGTTTTCCACACGCGGGTCAAGCAATGGTGGGCGACACGGTCTTTACCGTGGTCCCCGAGAACAAGGCTGACAAGGTTGTGGAAATACTTGAAAGGCTCAACGCTAGGGTGATTACCTCGCGTATCTCCTGGAAGCCAGCCGTTCTCCTAACCTCTTGA
- the cyoE gene encoding heme o synthase — translation MNLTFKELLFDFFKLKQSLLLIWTGFFAFLAASNVKPNPSHLVLTLLSMFFTMSGTVGLNMVLDADIDSLMFRTHRRPIPSGRLSKQEGALLSLLAVAIGLVLGVMVNFWVFLAGLLGFTIDIILYTYLLKRRSPWSTVFGGFAGGMPALGGWVGATGSLDMHGVLLMLLVAVWSNLHIWTLATYYVEDYRRASVPMLPVVMGERAGVLGSITSAIIVGLIVYSLYTLGVLTTYGFLLSIVPLVIVLFYLTKGLMTKEYKTWSYKAFKIANMFMAIVFLALILR, via the coding sequence ATGAATCTAACGTTTAAAGAGTTGCTGTTCGACTTCTTCAAACTTAAACAAAGTTTGCTATTGATTTGGACCGGATTCTTCGCCTTCCTGGCGGCAAGCAACGTGAAGCCTAACCCTTCTCATCTCGTCCTGACCCTCCTCTCTATGTTTTTTACAATGTCGGGCACAGTTGGGCTTAACATGGTATTGGATGCTGATATAGATTCCTTAATGTTTCGGACTCATAGGAGACCTATTCCCTCAGGTAGACTGAGCAAGCAGGAGGGGGCTCTTCTAAGCCTTCTCGCGGTTGCTATTGGTCTCGTTCTAGGTGTAATGGTCAACTTTTGGGTGTTCTTAGCGGGACTTTTAGGCTTCACTATAGATATAATCTTGTATACATACCTCCTGAAAAGAAGGAGCCCCTGGAGCACTGTCTTCGGCGGCTTTGCGGGTGGTATGCCAGCTCTGGGGGGATGGGTAGGAGCTACAGGAAGCCTAGACATGCATGGTGTCCTCCTCATGCTCCTTGTAGCCGTTTGGAGCAACCTTCACATATGGACTCTCGCAACGTACTATGTCGAGGATTATAGGAGAGCAAGCGTCCCGATGCTTCCCGTAGTAATGGGCGAGAGAGCCGGGGTTTTAGGCTCCATTACATCAGCTATCATAGTGGGTCTGATCGTATATTCCCTTTATACTCTAGGCGTCTTAACAACATATGGGTTCCTCCTATCTATAGTTCCGCTTGTGATCGTGCTCTTTTATCTAACGAAGGGATTAATGACAAAAGAATACAAGACCTGGTCTTACAAGGCTTTCAAAATTGCCAATATGTTCATGGCTATAGTGTTTCTAGCGTTAATATTGCGATAA
- a CDS encoding alkaline phosphatase family protein yields the protein MKLIYLVLDGVADKPEDGPTSLEVAKHPALDKLAKEAKGGLMYTIGRGIAPESDAAVISILGYNPHEEYTGRGPLEAVGAGLSLREGYEVAFRANFATIDPETRRIIDRRCGRNLTGEEAHELAKALDGLDLGVHHGYARVVATVGHRAVVIIGSITHRLSDAVDNTDPAYAKHGYVSVARATFQPFVAKADPLEDTEEARLTAELVNRFTEMAISILKDHPVNHARMREGKPPANAILLRDSGGRLPRLQPIGEKFGRRFGAVAEMPVEIGIARVLKMDVEPVSPPTNDKESDYRIRLEATLKLLARNDVVYVHLKGPDEPGHDGDFKAKVASIEAIDKYYVEPLLAEIENKDVAVLVTADHATPYTRRAHTDDPVPILYYHPLLENDKLSRFTERECARGTLGIFEHGWSMLPRVLELL from the coding sequence ATGAAGCTAATATACCTTGTACTGGATGGTGTTGCCGACAAGCCTGAAGACGGCCCGACCTCTCTTGAAGTGGCTAAGCATCCGGCGCTAGATAAACTTGCAAAGGAGGCTAAAGGTGGCCTGATGTACACGATAGGGAGGGGCATCGCCCCCGAGAGTGATGCAGCGGTAATCTCAATCCTCGGCTACAACCCTCACGAAGAATACACGGGTCGAGGACCGCTCGAGGCCGTCGGCGCAGGTCTTTCTCTCAGAGAAGGATACGAGGTTGCCTTCCGTGCAAACTTCGCTACAATTGATCCGGAAACTCGAAGAATTATAGATAGGAGGTGTGGCCGGAATCTCACAGGCGAGGAGGCACACGAGCTTGCAAAAGCACTGGACGGGCTTGATCTCGGCGTGCATCACGGCTACGCGAGGGTTGTAGCAACCGTGGGGCATAGGGCCGTAGTTATTATAGGCAGTATTACGCACAGGCTCAGTGATGCTGTTGACAACACGGATCCAGCCTACGCTAAGCATGGATATGTATCTGTAGCTAGGGCCACGTTTCAGCCCTTTGTTGCGAAAGCAGACCCTCTAGAGGACACGGAGGAGGCAAGATTGACTGCAGAGCTCGTCAACAGGTTTACAGAGATGGCTATTTCTATCCTTAAGGATCATCCCGTGAACCATGCGAGAATGAGAGAGGGTAAACCCCCTGCAAACGCTATACTCTTGAGGGACTCCGGAGGCCGTCTACCGAGGCTGCAGCCTATAGGTGAGAAGTTCGGCCGGCGTTTCGGCGCAGTGGCAGAGATGCCTGTCGAAATAGGCATTGCACGAGTCCTCAAGATGGATGTTGAGCCTGTCTCTCCTCCAACAAACGATAAAGAGTCGGATTACAGGATAAGGCTTGAGGCAACTTTGAAGCTTCTTGCCAGGAATGATGTGGTCTATGTTCACCTCAAGGGTCCTGATGAGCCGGGTCATGACGGGGATTTCAAGGCTAAGGTGGCTAGCATCGAGGCGATCGACAAGTACTATGTTGAACCTCTCCTAGCCGAGATAGAGAACAAGGATGTCGCGGTCCTAGTTACGGCGGACCATGCGACTCCTTATACGCGGAGGGCACACACAGACGATCCTGTCCCGATTTTGTACTATCACCCTCTCCTGGAGAACGATAAGCTTTCACGCTTCACAGAGAGGGAGTGTGCTAGAGGCACCCTAGGAATATTTGAGCATGGATGGAGTATGTTGCCCAGGGTGTTGGAGCTACTCTAG
- a CDS encoding MFS transporter has translation MREFREVFSKVKGLPRNIKVLAAGWLLWSPVQAMSGPYIQLYVSRLGATTEDISIVQSFQQLANAASRVIGGYIADRHGRKKIIIIGTLLVSLIYLLMVFAPDWRSYAILTGLNSLSLFYQPALEGIQADSVMLQTRGRTYAFVNFLSGLASSVAPLGGAAAVNALGIVDGVRLSFLLSAIVGFFITWMRLRYMEETLPTSDNHGGFVEAYRKALAVMKQHITNLILVDVILNFLGGVTFLGNYYMYYYLGVDKTGLGLLATLGGVTGLLFTLPAGYIADKQGRGFSILWGHILGTLSLLVFVLTPPHTSYTMPLLAFSSLMGSLGGPLYGIAYSTLRADLVPKEHRGRVYALMGIPPVIAWSIGAIIGGWMYNALSPHTPFVAGLILRVLLTPLLIVLFKSVTLVIDQQLTGNGSPAR, from the coding sequence ATGAGAGAGTTCCGGGAAGTCTTCTCGAAGGTTAAGGGCCTCCCCAGGAACATAAAAGTGCTTGCAGCGGGATGGCTATTATGGTCGCCTGTTCAAGCAATGTCAGGCCCATATATACAGCTCTATGTAAGCCGGCTTGGCGCAACAACAGAGGATATCTCGATAGTACAGTCTTTCCAGCAGCTTGCTAATGCTGCCTCCAGGGTAATTGGAGGATATATAGCGGACAGGCACGGCAGGAAAAAAATAATAATCATCGGGACTCTACTCGTTTCCCTTATCTACCTTTTAATGGTCTTTGCCCCCGACTGGCGCTCCTACGCTATCTTAACAGGGCTCAACAGCCTATCACTTTTCTACCAGCCTGCCCTTGAAGGAATACAAGCTGACTCTGTTATGCTCCAGACAAGGGGGCGAACCTATGCTTTTGTAAACTTCCTGAGCGGACTAGCCTCCTCTGTAGCCCCCTTGGGCGGCGCCGCAGCCGTAAACGCTCTAGGGATAGTCGATGGTGTTAGGCTTAGTTTCCTGCTTAGCGCCATAGTCGGCTTCTTCATAACTTGGATGCGTCTACGATACATGGAGGAAACCCTCCCCACAAGCGATAATCATGGAGGCTTCGTGGAAGCTTACAGGAAAGCTCTCGCTGTAATGAAGCAGCACATAACCAACTTAATACTAGTCGACGTCATTCTAAACTTTCTGGGAGGTGTAACATTCCTAGGAAACTATTACATGTATTATTACCTGGGCGTGGATAAAACTGGACTAGGACTCTTAGCCACTCTAGGAGGAGTTACAGGACTCCTGTTTACCCTTCCAGCAGGATACATAGCTGACAAGCAGGGGAGAGGCTTCTCGATTCTATGGGGGCACATCTTAGGAACCTTGAGCCTTCTTGTCTTCGTCTTAACCCCGCCCCACACAAGTTACACGATGCCACTCTTGGCCTTTTCTTCGCTGATGGGTTCTCTCGGCGGCCCCCTCTACGGTATAGCCTACTCGACGCTCAGAGCAGACCTGGTTCCCAAGGAGCATAGAGGACGTGTATACGCGCTCATGGGCATCCCCCCGGTGATAGCCTGGAGCATTGGAGCAATAATAGGGGGCTGGATGTACAACGCTCTAAGTCCTCACACACCATTCGTGGCCGGCCTTATTCTCAGGGTGCTCCTCACACCCTTACTCATCGTGCTCTTTAAGTCCGTAACCCTGGTCATAGATCAGCAGCTTACAGGTAACGGATCACCGGCTCGATAA